A genomic region of Raphanus sativus cultivar WK10039 chromosome 6, ASM80110v3, whole genome shotgun sequence contains the following coding sequences:
- the LOC108806754 gene encoding uncharacterized protein LOC108806754 isoform X2 — MAGWQRNLQLIRQIGRRVKNSNVSTAYYSSSLNLESPFSKGYLQSLLRPTYSSTPLHHYLQQVGISTSRTLKASEEPVSSPLSSPATLLGSGKEEEEQKIIPKRKKVQAVLKAIKQSPKKVNLVAALVRGMRVEDALMQLQVTVKRASHTVYRVIHAARANASHNHGLDPDRLIIAEAFVGKGLFKKRISIHGKGKCGLMIRPECRLTVVVRETTPEEEAVIAKLKVHNFKKPSKWESRLFPHKLIETTPIWNRRGTKASHRSSELVVSR; from the exons ATGGCGGGTTGGCAGAGGAATCTACAATTGATTCGTCAGATTGGGAGAAGAGTGAAGAACAGTAACGTTTCAACAGCTTATTACTCTTCATCTCTCAATTTGGAATCTCCTTTCTCCAAAG GTTACTTGCAGAGTCTCCTGAGACCAACCTACTCTTCAACACCACTGCATCATTATCTACAGCAAGTG GGGATTTCTacctcaagaacactcaaggcTAGTGAAGAGCCTGTGTCATCACCTTTGTCATCTCCAGCTACTCTTTTGGGTAGtggcaaagaagaagaagagcagaaGATTATACCCAAGCGTAAAAAAGTGCAGGCTGTACTCAAAGCCATTAAGCAG AGTCCTAAGAAGGTCAACCTAGTTGCAGCACTAGTGCGTGGTATGCGCGTCGAAGATGCTCTGATGCAACTCCAGGTCACTGTTAAACGAGCTTCCCACACCGTGTACCGG GTTATCCACGCTGCTCGAGCAAATGCTTCTCATAACCATGGACTAGATCCTGACCGTCTCATCATTG CTGAAGCGTTTGTTGGGAAGGGACTGTTCAAGAAGAGGATATCTATCCATGGAAAAGGAAAATGCGGGTTGATGATAAGACCGGAGTGTCGCTTAACTGTCGTAGTTAGAGAGACGACTCCAGAGGAAGAAGCTGTGATTGCGAAGCTCAAAGTTCACAACTTCAAGAAGCCAAGCAAGTGGGAGAGCAGGCTTTTCCCCCACAAGCTCATTGAGACAACTCCAATCTGGAACCGTAGAGGCACTAAAGCCAGTCATCGTTCCTCAGAGTTGGTGGTATCTCGCTAG
- the LOC108806754 gene encoding uncharacterized protein LOC108806754 isoform X1 codes for MAGWQRNLQLIRQIGRRVKNSNVSTAYYSSSLNLESPFSKVGYLQSLLRPTYSSTPLHHYLQQVGISTSRTLKASEEPVSSPLSSPATLLGSGKEEEEQKIIPKRKKVQAVLKAIKQSPKKVNLVAALVRGMRVEDALMQLQVTVKRASHTVYRVIHAARANASHNHGLDPDRLIIAEAFVGKGLFKKRISIHGKGKCGLMIRPECRLTVVVRETTPEEEAVIAKLKVHNFKKPSKWESRLFPHKLIETTPIWNRRGTKASHRSSELVVSR; via the exons ATGGCGGGTTGGCAGAGGAATCTACAATTGATTCGTCAGATTGGGAGAAGAGTGAAGAACAGTAACGTTTCAACAGCTTATTACTCTTCATCTCTCAATTTGGAATCTCCTTTCTCCAAAG TAGGTTACTTGCAGAGTCTCCTGAGACCAACCTACTCTTCAACACCACTGCATCATTATCTACAGCAAGTG GGGATTTCTacctcaagaacactcaaggcTAGTGAAGAGCCTGTGTCATCACCTTTGTCATCTCCAGCTACTCTTTTGGGTAGtggcaaagaagaagaagagcagaaGATTATACCCAAGCGTAAAAAAGTGCAGGCTGTACTCAAAGCCATTAAGCAG AGTCCTAAGAAGGTCAACCTAGTTGCAGCACTAGTGCGTGGTATGCGCGTCGAAGATGCTCTGATGCAACTCCAGGTCACTGTTAAACGAGCTTCCCACACCGTGTACCGG GTTATCCACGCTGCTCGAGCAAATGCTTCTCATAACCATGGACTAGATCCTGACCGTCTCATCATTG CTGAAGCGTTTGTTGGGAAGGGACTGTTCAAGAAGAGGATATCTATCCATGGAAAAGGAAAATGCGGGTTGATGATAAGACCGGAGTGTCGCTTAACTGTCGTAGTTAGAGAGACGACTCCAGAGGAAGAAGCTGTGATTGCGAAGCTCAAAGTTCACAACTTCAAGAAGCCAAGCAAGTGGGAGAGCAGGCTTTTCCCCCACAAGCTCATTGAGACAACTCCAATCTGGAACCGTAGAGGCACTAAAGCCAGTCATCGTTCCTCAGAGTTGGTGGTATCTCGCTAG